In Mastomys coucha isolate ucsf_1 unplaced genomic scaffold, UCSF_Mcou_1 pScaffold20, whole genome shotgun sequence, one DNA window encodes the following:
- the Spsb2 gene encoding SPRY domain-containing SOCS box protein 2 isoform X2 yields the protein MGQTALARGSSSTPTSQALYSDFSPPEGLEELLSAPPPDLGAQRCHGWNPKDCSENIDVKEGGLCFERRPVAQSTDGVRGKRGYSRGLHAWEISWPLEQRGTHAVVGVATALAPLQADHYAALLGSNSESWGWDIGRGKLYHQSKGLEAPQYPAGPQGEQLVVPERLLVVLDMEEGTLGYSIGGTYLGPAFRGLKGRTLYPSVSAVWGQCQVRIRYLGERREEPQSLLHLSRLCVRHALGDKRLAQISSLPLPPAMKRYLLYK from the exons ATGGGCCAGACGGCCCTGGCCAGGGGCAGCAGCAGCACCCCTACCTCGCAGGCTCTGTACTCTGACTTCTCTCCTCCCGAGGGCTTGGAAGAGCTCCTGTCTGCTCCCCCTCCTGACTTAGGGGCCCAACGGTGCCACGGCTGGAACCCCAAGGATTGCTCCGAGAACATCGATGTCAAGGAAGGGGGTCTGTGCTTTGAGCGGCGCCCTGTGGCCCAGAGCACTGATGGAGTCCGGGGAAAGCGGGGCTATTCGAGAGGTCTGCATGCCTGGGAGATCAGCTGGCCCCTAGAGCAAAGGGGCACACACGCCGTGGTGGGCGTGGCCACCGCCCTCGCCCCGCTGCAGGCTGACCACTATGCGGCGCTTTTGGGCAGCAACAGCGAGTCCTGGGGCTGGGATATTGGGCGGGGAAAATTGTATCATCAGAGCAAGGGCCTCGAGGCCCCCCAGTACCCAGCCGGACCTCAGGGTGAGCAGCTAGTGGTGCCAGAGAGACTGTTGGTGGTTCTGGACATGGAGGAGGGGACTCTGGGCTACTCTATTGGGGGCACGTACCTGGGACCAGCCTTCCGTGGACTGAAAGGGAGGACCCTCTATCCCTCTGTAAGTGCTGTCTGGGGCCAGTGCCAGGTCCGCATCCGCTACCTGGGCGAAAGAAGAG AGGAACCGCAGTCCCTTCTGCACCTGAGCCGCCTGTGTGTGCGCCACGCTCTGGGGGACAAGCGGCTGGCTCAAATATCCAGTCTGCCTTTGCCCCCGGCCATGAAGCGCTACCTGCTCTACAAATGA
- the Spsb2 gene encoding SPRY domain-containing SOCS box protein 2 isoform X1, with product MGQTALARGSSSTPTSQALYSDFSPPEGLEELLSAPPPDLGAQRCHGWNPKDCSENIDVKEGGLCFERRPVAQSTDGVRGKRGYSRGLHAWEISWPLEQRGTHAVVGVATALAPLQADHYAALLGSNSESWGWDIGRGKLYHQSKGLEAPQYPAGPQGEQLVVPERLLVVLDMEEGTLGYSIGGTYLGPAFRGLKGRTLYPSVSAVWGQCQVRIRYLGERRAEEPQSLLHLSRLCVRHALGDKRLAQISSLPLPPAMKRYLLYK from the exons ATGGGCCAGACGGCCCTGGCCAGGGGCAGCAGCAGCACCCCTACCTCGCAGGCTCTGTACTCTGACTTCTCTCCTCCCGAGGGCTTGGAAGAGCTCCTGTCTGCTCCCCCTCCTGACTTAGGGGCCCAACGGTGCCACGGCTGGAACCCCAAGGATTGCTCCGAGAACATCGATGTCAAGGAAGGGGGTCTGTGCTTTGAGCGGCGCCCTGTGGCCCAGAGCACTGATGGAGTCCGGGGAAAGCGGGGCTATTCGAGAGGTCTGCATGCCTGGGAGATCAGCTGGCCCCTAGAGCAAAGGGGCACACACGCCGTGGTGGGCGTGGCCACCGCCCTCGCCCCGCTGCAGGCTGACCACTATGCGGCGCTTTTGGGCAGCAACAGCGAGTCCTGGGGCTGGGATATTGGGCGGGGAAAATTGTATCATCAGAGCAAGGGCCTCGAGGCCCCCCAGTACCCAGCCGGACCTCAGGGTGAGCAGCTAGTGGTGCCAGAGAGACTGTTGGTGGTTCTGGACATGGAGGAGGGGACTCTGGGCTACTCTATTGGGGGCACGTACCTGGGACCAGCCTTCCGTGGACTGAAAGGGAGGACCCTCTATCCCTCTGTAAGTGCTGTCTGGGGCCAGTGCCAGGTCCGCATCCGCTACCTGGGCGAAAGAAGAG CAGAGGAACCGCAGTCCCTTCTGCACCTGAGCCGCCTGTGTGTGCGCCACGCTCTGGGGGACAAGCGGCTGGCTCAAATATCCAGTCTGCCTTTGCCCCCGGCCATGAAGCGCTACCTGCTCTACAAATGA